One window of the Posidoniimonas polymericola genome contains the following:
- a CDS encoding GlsB/YeaQ/YmgE family stress response membrane protein gives MSLLYWILIGLAAGWLASLLTKSSKPGLLGLLVVGMVGSMLGGTLIWLLGFSANTLLAELITATVGAVLLIVMLRRWVWGE, from the coding sequence ATGTCCCTGCTGTACTGGATCCTGATCGGCCTGGCCGCCGGATGGCTGGCGAGCCTGCTCACCAAGTCGAGCAAACCGGGGCTGCTCGGCCTCTTGGTGGTGGGCATGGTCGGCTCGATGCTCGGCGGGACGCTGATCTGGCTGCTGGGGTTCTCGGCCAATACGCTGCTGGCCGAGCTCATCACCGCGACGGTCGGGGCGGTTCTGCTGATTGTGATGCTCCGCAGGTGGGTTTGGGGCGAGTGA
- a CDS encoding helix-turn-helix domain-containing protein, with translation MASWREPRPSQLPPRVQQVLHCQLEGDSDTQIAARLDLSRHTVNHYTKQIYRHFGVHARATLLARWLSRRWR, from the coding sequence CTGGCGAGCTGGCGCGAACCCAGGCCCTCGCAGCTACCGCCGCGGGTGCAGCAGGTCCTGCACTGCCAGCTAGAGGGCGACAGCGACACCCAGATCGCCGCTCGGCTCGACCTGTCGCGTCACACCGTGAACCACTACACGAAGCAGATCTATCGCCACTTCGGCGTCCACGCCCGGGCGACCCTGCTAGCCCGCTGGCTGTCGCGACGCTGGAGGTGA
- a CDS encoding RNA polymerase sigma factor, producing MNKRTTEDRENVNAGLTTGATGTLEPAMAKADKQARTDEQVLADHQRDSSGGHLATLIKRYERELYNYLRRYLGDAGMAEDAFQAAFLQVHLKAESFDSGRKFRPWLYTIATNQAIDLQRRNKRHQAVSLDKPNRSESEEVGALIDLLGSKEIGPNERFDRRERMEWVRKAVAALPEQLQSAVSLVYFDGLKYREAAAELSVPVGTVKSRLHSAIGQLGKAWRDWE from the coding sequence ATGAACAAGCGGACCACGGAGGATCGCGAGAACGTCAATGCCGGTCTCACCACCGGCGCTACCGGAACATTGGAGCCCGCGATGGCTAAAGCTGACAAACAGGCACGCACGGACGAACAGGTCCTCGCGGATCACCAGCGTGATTCGTCGGGCGGCCACCTCGCTACGCTCATAAAGCGTTACGAGCGTGAGCTTTACAACTACCTGCGTCGCTATCTGGGTGACGCCGGTATGGCCGAGGACGCGTTCCAGGCGGCCTTCCTGCAGGTGCACCTGAAAGCCGAGAGTTTCGACTCGGGCCGCAAGTTCCGCCCCTGGCTCTACACCATCGCCACCAACCAGGCGATCGACCTGCAGCGTCGCAACAAGCGTCACCAGGCGGTCAGCCTCGATAAGCCCAACCGCTCGGAGAGCGAAGAAGTGGGCGCCCTAATCGATCTCTTAGGCAGCAAAGAAATCGGACCGAACGAACGCTTCGACCGCCGCGAGCGTATGGAGTGGGTACGGAAGGCAGTCGCCGCCTTGCCCGAACAGCTCCAATCAGCGGTGTCGCTGGTGTACTTCGACGGCCTCAAGTATCGCGAGGCCGCCGCGGAGCTGTCGGTGCCAGTCGGCACGGTGAAGAGCCGCCTGCACTCGGCGATCGGTCAGCTCGGCAAGGCCTGGCGCGACTGGGAGTAG
- the tpx gene encoding thiol peroxidase, with translation MSRPGAVTFKGNPVTLAGDALAAGQDAPDFTLHFFEGGMQSLAKGDLAGKPTLLSVVPSLDTGVCAIQTKKFNEQLGELGDKVNAVTVSMDLPFAMNRFCGAEEIKNMKVGSDYQDRNFGEGFGALIEELKILCRAAFVMDASGKLTHVEYVSEVTNEPDYDAALAALKSAL, from the coding sequence ATGTCCCGCCCAGGCGCCGTCACGTTCAAAGGAAACCCCGTCACCCTCGCCGGCGACGCCCTGGCCGCCGGCCAGGACGCTCCCGACTTCACCCTGCACTTCTTCGAGGGCGGCATGCAGTCGCTCGCCAAGGGCGACCTCGCCGGCAAGCCAACCCTGCTGAGCGTCGTGCCGTCGCTCGACACGGGCGTCTGCGCCATCCAGACCAAGAAGTTCAACGAGCAGCTCGGCGAGCTGGGCGACAAGGTCAACGCGGTTACCGTCAGCATGGACCTGCCGTTCGCGATGAACCGCTTCTGCGGCGCCGAAGAAATCAAGAACATGAAGGTCGGCAGCGACTACCAGGACCGCAACTTCGGCGAGGGCTTCGGCGCACTGATCGAGGAGCTCAAGATCCTCTGCCGCGCCGCCTTCGTGATGGACGCCAGCGGCAAGCTGACCCACGTCGAGTACGTCAGCGAAGTCACCAACGAACCCGACTACGACGCCGCCCTGGCCGCCCTCAAGTCGGCCCTGTAG
- a CDS encoding DUF1559 family PulG-like putative transporter, translating to MREKLVCYLLGELDDAERAALEARLANEPCLRKELEQIRSCLEGSHNEDEPTADCPEAAALAAEGGCPEGLADRTAGAISKALAIHDGVDSPCNRSRFTFVDVCVAAGVLLAVSAMVLPALPQSRASARRALCQDNMRQIGQALFRYADNHGDFYPVIGPDENAGMFAVRLVESGQMSQRELQRLLWCRASGLQDQLRESNSQFVVVAPTAQQLQQAKGELLARIRRWMAGSYAYRIGYIDNGRYLPIKYFDSSRSPLLSDAPTYTEHGWVSVNHGVNGGQNVLHQDGHVRFQVRCDCPAVDRDMFVNYSGQAAAGEGKSDIVVVRSDLTPGVPRNVTPVVPAEMRVASPRRPPSGRTEEPSADNGPNRGSGSGPDSGSDSGLVRATK from the coding sequence ATGCGCGAGAAGCTTGTCTGCTACCTGCTGGGAGAGTTGGACGACGCCGAGCGCGCCGCCCTCGAGGCCCGGTTGGCCAACGAGCCCTGCCTGCGGAAAGAGCTAGAGCAGATCCGCTCGTGCCTGGAGGGGTCGCACAACGAGGACGAGCCCACCGCCGACTGCCCCGAGGCCGCCGCCCTGGCCGCCGAAGGGGGCTGCCCCGAGGGGCTGGCCGACCGCACCGCCGGCGCAATCTCCAAAGCGCTCGCTATCCACGACGGCGTCGACTCGCCGTGCAATCGCTCGCGGTTCACGTTTGTGGACGTCTGCGTCGCGGCCGGTGTGCTGCTGGCGGTGTCCGCGATGGTGCTGCCCGCGCTGCCGCAGAGCCGCGCGTCGGCCCGCCGAGCCCTCTGCCAAGACAACATGCGCCAGATCGGTCAGGCGCTCTTCCGGTACGCCGACAACCACGGCGACTTCTACCCCGTGATCGGGCCCGACGAGAACGCCGGCATGTTCGCCGTGCGGCTGGTCGAGAGTGGCCAGATGTCGCAGCGTGAACTGCAGCGGCTGCTGTGGTGCCGCGCGTCGGGGCTGCAAGATCAGCTCCGCGAGTCCAACTCGCAGTTCGTCGTCGTGGCGCCCACCGCCCAGCAGCTCCAGCAGGCCAAGGGCGAACTGCTCGCCAGGATCCGCCGGTGGATGGCCGGCAGCTACGCCTACCGCATCGGCTACATCGACAACGGCAGGTACCTCCCGATCAAGTACTTCGACAGCTCGCGCTCGCCGCTCCTAAGCGACGCGCCGACCTACACCGAGCACGGCTGGGTCAGCGTCAACCACGGTGTGAACGGCGGCCAGAACGTGCTGCACCAGGACGGACACGTCCGCTTCCAGGTGCGGTGCGACTGCCCCGCCGTCGACCGCGACATGTTCGTCAACTACAGCGGTCAGGCGGCCGCTGGCGAGGGCAAGAGCGACATCGTGGTAGTCCGCAGCGACCTCACTCCCGGCGTCCCCCGCAACGTCACGCCAGTCGTGCCGGCCGAAATGCGGGTCGCGTCCCCCCGGCGCCCCCCATCCGGGCGGACCGAAGAGCCGTCGGCCGACAATGGACCAAACCGTGGCTCCGGCAGCGGCCCCGACAGTGGCTCCGACAGTGGCCTCGTCCGGGCGACTAAGTAG
- a CDS encoding M56 family metallopeptidase, which yields MNLSAYLTPQTSAWLVESLAHVLWQGTLAAVLAALACLVLRRRDARARYAVYCAALGLTAACLPLNLWLTAPGVAAVAPAVAGLTPEASPAGAIGPTSTDYAPGLAVEPPSTLSRTAGLPKIEAAPEPPVAVNAKPEPSWESASQWLVTAYVVGAGAMAIRLLLGLYGCQRLRATARPIEESRLPELLARIGERVRLDVLPLVAYSTRVATPVVVGVVKPAILLPAAILNQLTTEQVESLLLHELAHIRRYDHLVNLLQRVVEAALFFHPAVWWLSHKIGVEREHCCDDLAIRWGSEPCDYAESLVRLSELRYQTAGLSTAGAAALAATGPRASQLRGRVLRVLGMPLPGPSVGLTRVGVGALLLASGLLFASPTLWQAEAANEDKPTEESVLEHGESEGTATLSGQIVLEDGAAATVKGNVYYYTRYANGNFASIAGKSYVDRFSMEVDAGTSWLTYYAEGHAPAWTEQLELAPGEHRDDIKLVLRPGVSQRVRVVNEQGDPIPGATLVAHPEIHTHIGGPNFEFQTDQRGEHVLQHLAATRYSFRVEAPGYEPLLDRIVELRPGKVIALELVAAAKTNGVVRGPDGKPLAGAKIRLVHEVNPSSNRAFSDQRRHEWWGEAYATTDDRGAFTLDRLTRGSRYLAIFEADDGARAVYHGLEAGQSLEIVVPERRDLFVNLTGDLSRLKKGNWDPRVSVRQRVTFEPWPEGATYAELLGAGVVIESTPTGGRAVLRGLAVDLNAAIEEQEVEVYLPGNEGYEQTVGFAPEGDTVVEIKIRDNEPAETDAAPSEEQPASANAADGPTPDSLVRTALEQLREAVASIRTARLQLSHFHQGPSLFAAGSSPNDLAQLAVEHNLVEAPDALTDLLQAANAMNERSTSPWSQLELYLQMSDGRPTHIRESRSWPGRDESHVHIQADDVSIQWDEANSQLDLAPRAADRLAITTLRDVLPVMGPEFLDKAAFEPARRTMHRGKTASVANVASPAGDAASLFFDPESGLPIELVLRHGATERRSQWLGWRRQSGVPVPTVITQFESRAGQIQRASILRVGLARFNTPLPESVFQLGAPAGATVVDTRDGHSVRRLQRDVFDVTSREEVRAATETRRRELTETEQRAVDELRQAYVLADGEVLNRFGPPYPLARNYLRHLLRPGSAPGRQEFFYFLKWQDGKPEHHFGIGGRAPKLADLTTYLLRQPSVDVDIAEELLTLPLPGDYLFRADATRDQLAEALSQLVSDELGRPVRVVFEQVDRLVYIASGTLALNEEEMTRRSIRGEDQAVLTVNSGPYEGDHGEQISFGDLPNLLTDLGEYIGVKVVNDTPPSSERLTWSKRWYDTNTVPKEKRFRVDPDTVLQAVTAQTGVEFEKSSSQVTILRVRDH from the coding sequence ATGAACCTGTCCGCCTACCTCACGCCGCAGACTTCGGCCTGGCTGGTCGAGTCGCTCGCCCACGTGCTCTGGCAAGGGACGCTCGCCGCGGTTCTGGCCGCGCTGGCGTGCCTTGTGCTCCGCCGCCGCGACGCCCGCGCTCGCTACGCGGTCTACTGCGCGGCGCTCGGCCTGACCGCCGCCTGCTTGCCGCTCAACCTCTGGCTCACCGCGCCGGGCGTGGCCGCGGTTGCGCCGGCGGTGGCCGGCCTCACCCCCGAAGCATCCCCCGCCGGAGCGATCGGGCCGACCAGTACCGACTACGCCCCAGGGCTCGCCGTTGAGCCGCCAAGTACGCTTAGCCGGACCGCCGGTCTGCCCAAGATCGAAGCCGCTCCCGAACCGCCTGTGGCGGTCAACGCCAAGCCGGAGCCATCGTGGGAGTCGGCCTCGCAGTGGCTCGTCACGGCTTACGTCGTGGGCGCCGGCGCGATGGCGATCCGGCTGCTGCTGGGGCTGTACGGGTGCCAGCGCCTGCGGGCGACTGCCCGGCCGATCGAGGAATCCCGCCTGCCCGAACTGCTTGCGCGGATCGGCGAGCGGGTGCGTCTCGACGTGCTTCCGCTGGTCGCCTACTCAACCCGCGTCGCCACGCCGGTCGTGGTGGGGGTCGTCAAACCGGCCATCCTGCTGCCCGCGGCGATCCTCAATCAGCTGACCACCGAGCAGGTCGAGTCGCTGCTGCTGCACGAGCTGGCCCACATCCGCCGGTACGACCACCTGGTGAACCTGCTGCAGCGGGTGGTCGAGGCGGCCCTGTTCTTCCACCCCGCCGTGTGGTGGCTGAGCCACAAGATCGGCGTCGAGCGCGAGCACTGCTGCGACGACCTGGCGATCCGCTGGGGGAGCGAGCCGTGCGACTACGCCGAGTCGCTGGTGCGGCTGTCGGAGCTCCGCTACCAGACCGCCGGCCTGAGCACCGCCGGCGCGGCGGCGTTGGCGGCGACCGGGCCGCGGGCTAGTCAGCTACGCGGCCGGGTGCTGCGGGTGCTCGGCATGCCGCTGCCGGGGCCGAGCGTTGGATTGACGCGGGTCGGCGTTGGGGCGCTTCTGCTGGCCAGCGGCTTGCTGTTCGCTAGTCCCACGCTCTGGCAGGCAGAGGCGGCCAACGAGGACAAACCGACGGAAGAGAGCGTGCTGGAGCACGGCGAGTCGGAGGGGACCGCGACCCTTTCCGGCCAGATCGTCCTCGAGGACGGCGCCGCCGCCACGGTCAAGGGGAACGTGTACTACTACACGCGATACGCCAACGGCAACTTTGCCAGCATCGCGGGCAAAAGCTACGTCGATCGCTTCTCAATGGAGGTCGACGCCGGCACGAGCTGGCTGACCTACTACGCCGAGGGCCACGCGCCGGCCTGGACCGAGCAGCTCGAGTTGGCGCCCGGCGAGCACCGCGACGACATCAAGCTCGTGCTGCGCCCGGGCGTCTCGCAACGGGTGCGGGTGGTCAACGAGCAGGGCGATCCAATCCCCGGAGCGACCCTGGTCGCCCATCCGGAGATCCACACTCACATCGGCGGTCCCAACTTTGAGTTCCAGACAGACCAGCGCGGTGAGCACGTGCTGCAGCACCTGGCGGCGACCCGGTACTCGTTCCGGGTGGAAGCCCCCGGCTACGAGCCGTTATTGGACCGCATCGTGGAACTACGGCCTGGTAAGGTAATCGCTCTCGAGCTAGTCGCGGCCGCCAAGACCAACGGCGTCGTGCGGGGGCCGGACGGGAAGCCCCTGGCCGGGGCCAAGATCCGTCTGGTTCACGAGGTCAACCCATCATCCAATCGCGCGTTTAGCGACCAGCGGCGGCACGAGTGGTGGGGTGAAGCGTATGCGACAACCGATGACCGTGGGGCCTTCACGCTCGACCGCCTGACGCGTGGATCGAGGTACCTGGCGATCTTCGAAGCCGACGACGGCGCCCGGGCGGTCTACCACGGGTTGGAAGCGGGCCAGTCGCTCGAGATCGTGGTCCCCGAGCGGCGTGACTTGTTCGTCAACCTCACCGGTGACCTGAGCCGGCTCAAGAAGGGCAACTGGGATCCCCGCGTCAGCGTGCGTCAACGCGTCACGTTCGAGCCTTGGCCTGAAGGGGCGACGTACGCCGAGCTGTTGGGCGCCGGCGTCGTGATCGAATCTACGCCCACCGGCGGCCGCGCCGTGCTGCGTGGCTTGGCGGTCGACCTGAACGCCGCGATCGAGGAGCAAGAAGTCGAGGTCTATCTGCCGGGCAACGAGGGCTACGAGCAGACCGTCGGATTTGCGCCGGAGGGCGATACGGTGGTAGAGATTAAGATACGGGACAATGAGCCGGCGGAGACCGACGCCGCCCCGTCCGAAGAGCAACCGGCTTCCGCCAACGCGGCGGACGGGCCTACCCCGGATTCCCTAGTCCGGACCGCGCTGGAGCAGTTGCGCGAGGCGGTCGCCTCGATCCGCACCGCCAGGCTACAGTTGAGCCATTTTCACCAAGGTCCGTCGCTCTTCGCCGCCGGGTCATCGCCCAATGACCTCGCCCAGTTGGCGGTCGAGCACAACCTGGTCGAAGCCCCCGACGCGCTGACAGACCTTCTGCAGGCCGCGAACGCAATGAACGAACGCTCAACTTCGCCCTGGAGTCAGCTAGAACTGTACCTGCAGATGAGCGACGGCAGGCCCACGCACATCCGCGAAAGCAGATCTTGGCCTGGACGCGACGAATCGCACGTGCATATCCAGGCAGACGATGTCTCAATCCAGTGGGATGAGGCGAATTCGCAATTGGATCTGGCACCACGCGCCGCCGACCGCCTCGCCATCACGACGCTCAGAGATGTCCTACCGGTCATGGGACCCGAGTTCCTGGACAAAGCAGCGTTCGAGCCGGCCCGCCGCACGATGCACCGGGGAAAGACTGCGAGTGTCGCGAACGTCGCGAGCCCGGCGGGCGACGCGGCCTCCCTGTTCTTCGATCCCGAGAGCGGCCTGCCGATCGAACTCGTCTTGCGGCACGGCGCCACCGAGCGTCGGTCCCAGTGGCTCGGGTGGCGGCGGCAGTCCGGCGTTCCCGTGCCGACGGTCATCACGCAGTTTGAATCGCGCGCCGGGCAGATCCAGCGCGCGTCAATCTTGCGTGTCGGTCTCGCGCGGTTCAACACGCCGCTGCCGGAGTCGGTGTTCCAGCTGGGCGCCCCCGCCGGCGCGACGGTTGTCGACACGCGGGACGGCCACAGCGTCCGGAGGCTGCAGCGTGACGTGTTTGATGTCACCTCCCGAGAAGAGGTTCGGGCGGCCACCGAAACCCGCCGGCGGGAACTGACCGAGACCGAGCAACGGGCGGTCGACGAGCTCCGCCAAGCGTACGTGCTCGCCGACGGCGAGGTGCTCAATCGCTTTGGCCCGCCCTACCCGCTCGCGAGGAACTACCTCCGCCACCTGCTGCGACCAGGCTCGGCCCCGGGGCGGCAAGAGTTCTTCTACTTCCTGAAGTGGCAGGACGGCAAGCCGGAGCACCACTTTGGCATCGGCGGCCGGGCGCCCAAGCTCGCAGACCTAACGACGTACCTCCTGCGGCAGCCGAGCGTCGATGTCGACATCGCAGAGGAACTGCTCACGCTCCCCCTGCCGGGCGACTACCTGTTCCGCGCCGATGCGACACGGGACCAACTCGCCGAAGCCCTGTCCCAACTGGTCAGCGACGAGCTGGGGCGACCGGTCAGGGTCGTCTTCGAACAGGTCGATCGGCTGGTTTACATCGCCAGCGGGACGCTGGCCCTCAATGAAGAGGAGATGACGCGTCGATCGATCCGCGGCGAGGACCAAGCGGTCCTCACCGTCAACAGCGGCCCGTACGAGGGCGACCACGGGGAGCAGATCAGCTTCGGCGACCTGCCGAATCTCCTCACCGACTTAGGCGAGTACATCGGCGTTAAAGTCGTCAACGATACCCCGCCGTCCTCCGAGCGGCTCACCTGGTCGAAGCGCTGGTACGACACGAACACCGTGCCGAAGGAGAAGCGGTTCCGGGTCGACCCCGACACGGTCCTGCAGGCCGTGACCGCTCAGACCGGTGTTGAGTTCGAGAAGTCGAGCTCCCAGGTGACCATCCTGCGGGTCCGCGATCATTAG
- a CDS encoding BlaI/MecI/CopY family transcriptional regulator, with protein sequence MARPASRYPTELELQVLQILWQAGESSAMSVRDALAEECDRDLARTSVVTTLNVMADKGLVDRRPQGRAFLFSPAVSREEVSQGMLGDLLDRVFEGSAEALLLNLLDSEHVDDDDHQALRRLINRKRRGGKQ encoded by the coding sequence GTGGCCCGCCCCGCTTCGCGATACCCCACCGAGCTCGAGCTGCAGGTCCTGCAGATCTTGTGGCAGGCCGGCGAGAGTTCCGCCATGAGCGTCCGCGACGCGTTGGCCGAGGAGTGCGACCGCGACCTCGCCCGCACCTCGGTCGTCACGACGCTCAACGTGATGGCCGACAAGGGCTTGGTCGACCGTCGGCCGCAGGGCCGCGCGTTCTTGTTCTCGCCGGCGGTGAGCCGGGAAGAAGTGTCCCAAGGGATGCTCGGCGACCTGCTCGACCGGGTGTTCGAAGGCTCGGCCGAGGCGCTGCTGCTCAACCTGCTCGACTCCGAGCACGTCGACGACGACGATCACCAGGCCCTGCGCCGGCTCATCAACCGCAAGCGTCGGGGAGGGAAGCAATGA
- a CDS encoding cytochrome-c peroxidase: MFRTAPRTAAPLLAGAVVVGVVVAGAALIAGSQAPLSPTSRRQEPTAAAHTPTLTAAAAASPALPGEPITLGEGDLLTGVPGEGPLTSDQLDAWLADPANHRPLDARLPLGLAAGQGAIQGLDNNPLTRAKIELGRQLYFDPRLSSDASVSCASCHTPDLGYAADTRFGVGIEGLEGSRNSPTAFNRILSARQFWDGRAATLEEQAVGPIANPIEMGSTHEACAQCVAGVAGYQRQFDALFPDGVTIDNIGRALASFERAVVTGTAPWDYHDALRAFQRNFAEDLEYLEEDDPELYEQYQRLQQQAAAHPLSESARRGGELFFAERSGCTQCHVGANFSDELYHNLGVGLDQEDEDKVDEDIDWGRYVVTKQDADRGAFKTPTLRNVDQTAPYMHDGSQATLAEVIEWYDQGGHPNPFLSDKIKPLKLTKQEKADLVAFMKSLTGPLPKVETGRLPK, translated from the coding sequence ATGTTTCGCACTGCGCCCCGCACCGCTGCCCCCCTGCTCGCCGGAGCTGTCGTGGTCGGAGTTGTCGTCGCCGGCGCTGCGCTCATCGCCGGCTCTCAGGCCCCCCTGTCGCCGACTTCGCGCCGCCAGGAGCCAACCGCCGCCGCACACACGCCGACGCTCACCGCCGCAGCCGCCGCGTCGCCTGCCCTGCCGGGCGAGCCGATCACCCTCGGCGAGGGCGACCTGCTGACCGGCGTCCCCGGCGAGGGCCCGCTAACCAGCGACCAGCTCGACGCCTGGCTCGCCGACCCCGCCAACCACCGCCCGCTCGACGCGCGGCTGCCGCTCGGCCTGGCCGCCGGTCAGGGCGCCATCCAGGGCCTGGACAACAACCCGCTGACCCGCGCCAAGATCGAACTCGGCCGTCAACTCTACTTCGACCCGCGGCTCTCGTCCGACGCTTCGGTGAGCTGCGCGTCGTGCCACACGCCGGACCTCGGCTACGCCGCCGACACCCGGTTTGGCGTCGGGATCGAGGGGCTCGAGGGGAGCCGCAACTCGCCGACCGCCTTCAACCGCATCCTCTCCGCCCGTCAGTTCTGGGACGGCCGCGCCGCCACGCTCGAGGAGCAGGCAGTCGGCCCGATCGCCAACCCCATCGAGATGGGCAGCACCCACGAGGCGTGCGCCCAGTGCGTCGCCGGCGTCGCGGGCTACCAGCGGCAGTTCGACGCCCTCTTCCCCGACGGCGTCACGATCGACAACATCGGCCGCGCGCTCGCCAGCTTCGAGCGCGCCGTGGTCACCGGCACCGCCCCCTGGGACTACCACGACGCGCTCCGCGCCTTCCAGCGCAACTTCGCCGAGGACCTGGAGTACCTCGAGGAGGACGACCCCGAGCTCTACGAACAATACCAACGCCTCCAGCAGCAGGCGGCCGCGCACCCGCTCTCCGAATCGGCCCGCCGCGGCGGCGAGCTGTTCTTCGCCGAGCGGTCGGGCTGCACACAGTGCCACGTCGGCGCCAACTTTAGCGACGAGCTCTACCACAACCTGGGCGTCGGCCTCGACCAGGAGGACGAAGACAAAGTCGACGAGGACATCGACTGGGGCCGCTATGTCGTGACGAAACAGGACGCCGACCGCGGCGCGTTCAAGACCCCCACCCTGCGCAACGTCGACCAGACCGCCCCCTACATGCACGACGGCTCCCAGGCGACCCTCGCGGAAGTCATCGAGTGGTACGACCAAGGGGGACACCCCAACCCGTTCCTCAGCGACAAGATCAAGCCGCTCAAGCTCACCAAGCAGGAGAAGGCCGACCTGGTCGCGTTCATGAAGTCGCTCACCGGCCCGCTGCCGAAGGTCGAAACCGGCCGTCTGCCGAAGTAG
- a CDS encoding zinc-dependent metalloprotease family protein gives MNRIQTAWTALAACAMLVLSAGQAPAVVLPVHDEDHLVHVVPEAAGVAEGVGLYSYDSRNPVFSSGSATVPAFNSRPSASAQLFLDFDGVDYGFTSWSGKLPRLRPAYDVDGDASTFGTNELSRIEQIWSRVSEAYSMFDINVTTVDPGNYNRRESAHVVISGDNDWYGSGGGVAFIGGFYSSGSGMVQRTAWVFPDNLRGGDAKVVADAAIHEAGHLFGLRHQSSYNDDGTLNETYDNNSDSILQAPNMGVAYNARRGLWSVGPTTSASSSTNDITTIGSTSSNRFGFVDDEAGTSFFNAELYTPSSTPQRGVIASTADSDYYRIEIDNPSEVSLLVDVAEYGPNLDARLALYDSSFALLYEDDPVLSTSRRSLIARYEGVLAAGDYYLQVTSHGGLTYDSGRRDRFLQDSGQYFLSGLVTAMPVPEPAAALLLAVCAGVGLRGRRR, from the coding sequence ATGAACCGTATCCAGACCGCGTGGACCGCCCTGGCGGCCTGCGCGATGCTTGTCCTCTCCGCCGGTCAGGCCCCGGCGGTGGTGCTCCCTGTCCACGACGAAGACCACCTAGTGCACGTCGTTCCCGAGGCGGCGGGCGTGGCCGAAGGCGTGGGCCTGTACTCCTACGACAGCCGCAACCCCGTCTTCTCTAGCGGCTCGGCCACGGTCCCGGCGTTCAACAGCCGCCCCTCCGCCAGCGCCCAGCTCTTTCTCGATTTCGACGGGGTCGACTACGGCTTCACCTCTTGGAGCGGCAAGCTCCCAAGGCTCCGCCCCGCCTACGATGTCGACGGCGACGCCAGCACTTTCGGCACGAACGAGCTCAGCCGCATCGAACAGATCTGGTCGCGGGTCTCCGAGGCGTACTCGATGTTCGACATCAACGTCACGACCGTGGACCCCGGCAACTACAACCGCCGCGAGTCGGCCCACGTGGTGATCAGCGGCGACAACGACTGGTACGGCAGCGGCGGCGGCGTGGCGTTCATCGGCGGCTTCTACAGCAGCGGCTCCGGCATGGTGCAGCGGACCGCCTGGGTGTTCCCCGACAACCTCCGCGGCGGCGACGCCAAGGTCGTGGCGGACGCGGCTATCCACGAGGCGGGCCACCTGTTCGGCCTGCGGCACCAGAGCTCCTACAACGACGACGGCACCCTCAACGAGACCTACGACAACAACTCCGACTCGATCCTCCAGGCGCCCAACATGGGGGTCGCCTACAACGCGCGGCGCGGCCTGTGGTCGGTCGGCCCCACCACGTCGGCCTCGTCCAGCACGAACGATATCACCACCATCGGTTCAACCAGCTCCAACCGGTTCGGCTTCGTCGACGATGAAGCCGGGACCTCGTTCTTCAACGCCGAGCTCTACACCCCGTCCTCGACGCCGCAGCGGGGCGTGATCGCCTCCACGGCCGATTCGGACTACTACCGCATCGAGATCGACAACCCCAGCGAGGTCAGCCTGCTGGTGGACGTCGCCGAGTACGGGCCGAACCTCGACGCCCGGCTCGCCCTGTACGACAGCTCGTTCGCCCTCTTGTACGAGGACGACCCGGTGCTCAGCACCAGCCGCCGCTCGCTCATCGCCCGCTACGAGGGCGTGCTGGCGGCGGGCGACTACTACCTGCAGGTGACCTCGCACGGCGGCCTGACCTACGACTCCGGACGCCGCGACCGGTTCCTGCAGGACTCGGGGCAGTACTTCCTCAGCGGCCTGGTCACGGCGATGCCCGTGCCGGAGCCCGCCGCGGCGTTGCTGCTGGCGGTCTGCGCCGGCGTTGGCCTCCGCGGGCGGCGGCGGTAG
- a CDS encoding FxsA family protein, protein MPLIFLMLLFIALPMTEFAILYRLATDGIGFFATIALVLLTGVLGAALAKQQGLQTLTRIRGEMAGGKMPGDALFDGALILVAGAVLITPGVLTDAFGFCLLIPPLRAGVKRALKAWAAHNVKVTTAFSGGPGGPTMGQPRGGFPGGRGEIPRGGGRDEIIDAEVIETRVERD, encoded by the coding sequence GTGCCACTAATCTTCCTCATGCTGCTGTTCATCGCGCTGCCGATGACGGAGTTTGCCATCCTGTACCGGTTGGCGACCGACGGTATTGGCTTCTTCGCCACCATCGCTTTGGTGCTGCTGACCGGCGTGCTCGGCGCGGCGCTCGCCAAGCAGCAGGGCCTGCAGACGCTCACCCGGATCCGCGGCGAGATGGCCGGCGGCAAGATGCCGGGCGACGCGCTGTTCGACGGCGCGCTGATCCTGGTCGCCGGGGCCGTGCTGATCACGCCCGGCGTGCTGACCGACGCCTTCGGCTTCTGCCTGCTAATCCCGCCGCTGCGGGCCGGGGTCAAACGGGCTCTCAAGGCCTGGGCCGCGCACAACGTGAAGGTGACCACGGCGTTTTCGGGCGGCCCTGGCGGCCCCACGATGGGCCAGCCCCGCGGCGGCTTCCCCGGTGGCCGCGGCGAGATCCCCCGCGGCGGAGGCCGCGATGAAATAATCGACGCCGAGGTCATCGAGACCCGCGTCGAGCGCGACTGA